A part of Aquibium oceanicum genomic DNA contains:
- a CDS encoding DUF2163 domain-containing protein produces MTTLATCWRITRVDGREFFFTDHDRDLVFDGDVYKASSGYSRTAIANNASLSVDNLDVEGVFDDEAITEEELRAGLFDQAEVRIFLVNWADQSMGALRMRRGWFGEVVLTEQGVFRTELRGMTQALSQRIGELYSPECRADLGDPRCKVPIHPPEIQRSTSYAVGDTVRVRTSSALATIGIPFVNPGFDAGDFSGWTVASGSVAAKTTSGALGPKTGTHFLEGGNVASFELRQTVDLSHVLDEPILDAGDYRLTVGGWRANGGGNTVDQGRLRVQLLDELGAVLATPLDTGNEAMTGVWTLRQVADALVPSGTRQLRVIFNGTRVNGSVCNAALDAVSGFFTDTTTGVGTAAVFENRIYRCVGAGTTAADQPAYETSVGQQTTDGTAVFAALESWSRAGIVTDVVDRAVFTATIDEPRASDGWFAGGVLTWESGPNAGRSIEVKAWTQASGRAELFLPMGYAIRVGDLFRIHPGCDKRLDTCIARFANVLNFRGEPYVPGQDAMMSYPDAR; encoded by the coding sequence CAAGGCGAGCTCCGGCTATTCCCGCACGGCGATCGCCAATAATGCGAGCCTCAGCGTCGACAATCTCGACGTCGAGGGGGTGTTTGATGACGAGGCGATCACCGAAGAGGAACTGCGCGCTGGGCTGTTCGATCAGGCTGAGGTGCGCATTTTTCTCGTCAACTGGGCCGATCAGTCCATGGGCGCGCTGCGCATGCGCCGCGGCTGGTTCGGCGAGGTGGTGCTGACCGAGCAGGGCGTCTTCCGGACCGAGCTACGCGGCATGACACAGGCGCTCTCCCAGCGCATCGGCGAGCTCTACAGCCCGGAATGCCGCGCCGATCTCGGCGACCCGCGCTGCAAGGTGCCGATCCATCCGCCCGAGATCCAGCGTTCGACGTCCTATGCCGTCGGCGACACCGTCCGCGTGCGTACCTCCTCGGCGCTCGCGACGATCGGGATTCCCTTCGTCAATCCTGGCTTCGATGCAGGTGATTTCTCCGGGTGGACTGTCGCCTCCGGCTCGGTCGCCGCCAAGACCACGAGCGGCGCGCTTGGCCCGAAGACAGGCACGCATTTCCTCGAAGGCGGCAATGTCGCGAGCTTCGAGCTGCGCCAGACCGTCGATCTCTCCCATGTTCTCGATGAGCCCATCCTCGATGCCGGCGACTACCGCCTGACCGTCGGCGGCTGGCGGGCCAATGGCGGCGGCAACACCGTCGATCAGGGACGGCTGCGCGTGCAGCTGCTCGATGAATTGGGCGCCGTGCTCGCCACCCCGCTTGACACCGGCAATGAGGCGATGACCGGCGTCTGGACGCTCCGCCAGGTCGCCGACGCGCTAGTTCCCTCGGGCACGCGGCAGCTGCGCGTCATATTCAACGGCACGAGGGTCAACGGCTCGGTGTGCAATGCCGCACTCGACGCAGTCAGCGGGTTTTTCACCGACACGACGACGGGTGTCGGCACGGCGGCCGTGTTCGAGAACCGCATCTACCGCTGCGTCGGCGCGGGTACGACGGCTGCTGACCAGCCAGCCTACGAAACTTCCGTCGGCCAGCAGACCACCGACGGAACGGCCGTTTTTGCGGCCTTGGAGTCGTGGAGCCGGGCCGGAATCGTCACCGATGTCGTCGACCGGGCGGTGTTCACGGCTACGATCGACGAGCCGCGCGCGAGTGACGGCTGGTTCGCCGGCGGCGTGCTGACCTGGGAGAGCGGGCCCAATGCCGGACGCTCGATCGAGGTGAAAGCGTGGACCCAGGCGTCGGGCCGCGCCGAGCTGTTCCTCCCCATGGGTTACGCGATCCGGGTCGGCGACCTCTTCCGCATCCATCCCGGCTGCGACAAGCGCCTCGACACCTGCATCGCCCGCTTCGCCAACGTCCTCAACTTTCGCGGCGAGCCCTACGTGCCGGGTCAGGACGCCATGATGAGCTATCCCGATGCCCGCTGA
- a CDS encoding C40 family peptidase, which yields MPAEIIISEAVTPEAVVTEARGWLGVPWRHQGRTRSGIDCVGLVVCVARALHLSDYDSTGYSRRAQGQGFVEHFRGNMDGIAILEARPGDVIVFADQAYPCHCGFLTERLGHPHLLHAHATRRQVIEEPYAGEWPEKIKFAFRFRHSGS from the coding sequence ATGCCCGCTGAGATCATCATCTCTGAGGCCGTCACACCCGAGGCGGTCGTCACCGAGGCCCGCGGCTGGCTTGGCGTTCCCTGGCGGCATCAGGGGCGCACGCGTTCGGGCATCGACTGCGTCGGGCTGGTGGTTTGCGTCGCCCGGGCGCTGCACCTGTCTGACTATGACAGCACCGGCTACAGCCGCCGCGCGCAGGGACAGGGTTTCGTGGAGCATTTTCGCGGGAACATGGACGGTATCGCCATCCTGGAAGCCCGCCCCGGCGACGTGATCGTCTTCGCCGATCAGGCCTATCCCTGCCATTGCGGCTTCCTGACCGAGCGGCTCGGCCATCCCCATCTGCTGCACGCCCATGCGACCCGCAGGCAGGTGATCGAAGAGCCCTATGCCGGCGAATGGCCGGAGAAGATCAAGTTCGCCTTTCGCTTTCGCCATTCCGGATCCTGA